The Flavobacterium piscisymbiosum genome includes a region encoding these proteins:
- a CDS encoding glycoside hydrolase family 97 protein has protein sequence MKTIKVLICLFFVLGFSHGYSQQKKFELLSPNGAIKASIALEDKIYYSVNINNEELASNNHLALILKNETLGLNPKVTGSKTGKVKEEIKPVVPLKFSSVSNSYNYLVLNFKGDYSVEFRAFDDGIAYRFITAKKGEIEVINEDFSVNFPEDYLLHLQQPGGFKTAYEEAYSQTAVKDWKPSDKMSVLPVLVDSKKQYKILISESDLSDYPCLFLKGTGNGITATFPKTPLEFGPDGDRSLKILKEANYIAKTKGTRSFPWRYFVITKEDKQLIENTMTLKLAAKSELKETAWIKPGQASWEWWNGATPYGPDVNFLSGYNLDTYKYYIDFASKFGIKYIIMDEGWANSTEDPYSPNPNVNVHELIKYGKEKNVGIVLWLTWLTVDKNMSVFKTFKEWGIAGVKIDFMDRSDQVMVNYYENVAKEAAKHQILVDFHGAFKPAGLEYKYPNLISYEGVKGMEQMDGCKPDNSLYLPFMRNAVGPMDYTPGAMISMQPEVYRSERPNSASIGTRAYQLALFVVFESGLQMLADNPTNYYREKESTDFITSVPTTWDETKALEAKAGQYAIVAKRKGTKWFIGGITNNAEKQRNFKLNLDFLKAGKLYKVTSFEDGINAGYQAMDYRKKNFTVTNAANIEVKMVKNGGWAAVLEEI, from the coding sequence ATGAAAACAATTAAAGTATTGATTTGCCTGTTTTTTGTACTTGGATTTTCCCACGGTTATTCTCAGCAAAAAAAGTTTGAACTCCTTTCGCCCAATGGAGCAATAAAAGCTTCGATTGCTTTAGAAGATAAAATCTATTATTCAGTAAACATTAATAACGAAGAATTAGCATCAAATAATCATTTGGCATTAATTCTGAAAAATGAAACCTTAGGACTAAATCCTAAAGTAACAGGAAGCAAAACAGGAAAAGTAAAGGAAGAAATCAAACCAGTTGTTCCGCTAAAATTTTCCTCAGTATCCAATAGTTATAATTATTTAGTATTAAATTTTAAAGGAGATTATTCAGTAGAATTTCGTGCTTTTGATGACGGAATTGCATACCGATTCATAACGGCTAAAAAAGGAGAAATTGAAGTAATAAATGAAGATTTCTCGGTTAATTTTCCAGAGGATTATCTATTGCATTTGCAACAGCCCGGAGGTTTTAAAACCGCTTACGAAGAAGCCTATTCGCAAACAGCAGTCAAAGATTGGAAACCTTCTGATAAAATGTCTGTGCTACCTGTTTTAGTCGATTCAAAAAAACAGTACAAAATACTAATAAGCGAGTCTGATCTTTCTGATTATCCTTGTTTGTTTTTGAAAGGAACAGGAAACGGAATTACAGCTACGTTTCCTAAAACGCCTTTAGAGTTTGGCCCTGACGGAGATAGAAGCCTTAAGATCCTTAAAGAAGCCAATTATATAGCAAAAACTAAAGGAACAAGAAGTTTTCCGTGGCGTTATTTTGTCATTACAAAAGAGGACAAACAGCTTATAGAAAACACCATGACACTGAAACTGGCTGCAAAAAGTGAACTAAAAGAAACCGCATGGATAAAACCCGGACAAGCCAGCTGGGAATGGTGGAACGGCGCTACGCCTTATGGTCCGGATGTTAATTTTTTATCAGGTTATAATTTGGATACCTATAAATATTATATCGACTTTGCTTCAAAATTTGGCATAAAATATATCATTATGGATGAAGGCTGGGCCAATAGTACAGAAGATCCTTATTCGCCAAACCCAAATGTCAATGTTCATGAGCTGATCAAATATGGTAAAGAAAAAAATGTGGGTATCGTATTATGGCTTACATGGCTTACCGTTGATAAAAATATGAGCGTTTTCAAGACCTTTAAAGAATGGGGAATTGCAGGGGTAAAAATTGATTTCATGGATCGCAGTGATCAGGTAATGGTAAATTATTATGAAAATGTAGCCAAAGAAGCAGCAAAACATCAAATATTGGTAGATTTTCACGGCGCGTTTAAACCTGCGGGATTAGAGTATAAATATCCTAATTTAATATCGTACGAAGGGGTAAAAGGAATGGAACAAATGGACGGTTGTAAACCGGATAACAGTTTGTATCTTCCATTTATGCGTAATGCAGTTGGCCCAATGGATTATACGCCTGGCGCCATGATTAGCATGCAGCCTGAAGTTTACAGATCCGAAAGACCAAATTCTGCAAGTATAGGTACAAGAGCTTATCAGCTTGCTTTGTTTGTGGTTTTTGAAAGCGGTTTACAAATGCTTGCTGATAATCCAACCAATTACTATCGCGAGAAAGAATCTACTGATTTTATAACTTCGGTACCTACAACCTGGGATGAAACCAAAGCATTAGAAGCAAAAGCAGGACAATATGCCATTGTTGCAAAAAGAAAAGGTACGAAATGGTTTATTGGCGGAATTACTAATAATGCCGAAAAACAAAGGAATTTCAAACTGAATTTAGACTTTTTAAAAGCAGGAAAATTATATAAAGTGACTTCATTCGAAGACGGCATCAACGCAGGATATCAGGCAATGGATTATAGAAAAAAGAATTTCACTGTTACCAATGCTGCTAACATCGAAGTAAAAATGGTCAAAAATGGAGGATGGGCAGCAGTTTTGGAGGAAATTTAG
- a CDS encoding GH92 family glycosyl hydrolase produces the protein MIKLNKNIVLAALSMSIFGFNAAAQKSGGGLAKGKYTALVNPFIGTAPLLDTKIIGYTPPADMRVWAGLVFPGSSVPNAMVQLSPMTKYRSGAGYEYENTEILGFTHTNKGHWNLCHIPLLPVPDGASFPYKSSFSHDQEKASPAYYEVYLKDYNVEVKLTSTLRCGVHEYTFKNNKGRKVLFDLGKANNHVDDWQIKQEGTNAVSGFQRTGGEKIYFYATLSSPIEKLDTKDIAKSGGYTLVNIKDGDTKPVTVKIALSFVSVENAIENLKAEVGDKNLNKVFEEGSTKWENLLSKIQVKGGNEQQNVMFYSMLYRSFLWPALRSDVNGQFTDEAGKVRKENYHYYTLPSLWDDYRNKLVLLSIFSPDETSDIISSMINEGEIKGFMPTFFHGDHAASFIAGSYMRGIRKYDVKKAYELLLNNAYKEGGTRPHIAEYIAKGYVPEQDIKNPVVETKGNAGVTKTLEYAYDDHALALLAKELKDTEHYNDLVKRSKNYANVFDKSTSFMRGKLADGKWVTPFNPEFPYYEYMYREANAWQLSFFAPQDMPGLVQLYGGAKPFEAKLDEFFTKPWNPNYIAWNISGFIGQYCHGNQPDHEAPFSYYFVNKPEKSQKRIDEILETMYGIGSEKLAMSGMDDAGEMSSWYVFGALGLYPLSPADPEYIVTVPIFKEVAWTTPAGKKVTIKNPNGKRNLETIKVNGAKIDGYFVSHDLFTNGGEIQVITK, from the coding sequence ATGATAAAATTGAACAAGAATATCGTTCTTGCGGCCCTTTCTATGTCTATTTTTGGCTTTAATGCGGCGGCACAGAAATCCGGTGGCGGACTTGCAAAAGGAAAATATACAGCTTTGGTAAATCCGTTTATTGGTACTGCGCCCTTATTAGATACCAAAATAATAGGCTATACACCACCTGCAGATATGCGCGTTTGGGCAGGATTGGTTTTTCCGGGCTCATCTGTACCTAATGCAATGGTACAATTAAGCCCCATGACAAAATACAGATCCGGTGCAGGATATGAGTATGAGAATACTGAGATTTTAGGATTTACCCATACCAATAAAGGACATTGGAATCTTTGTCATATTCCGCTTTTACCTGTTCCTGACGGAGCGTCATTTCCGTATAAATCATCTTTTAGTCATGATCAGGAAAAAGCAAGTCCGGCGTATTACGAAGTATATTTAAAAGATTATAATGTTGAGGTAAAACTGACTTCAACTTTGCGTTGTGGTGTTCACGAATATACTTTTAAAAATAACAAAGGCCGAAAAGTACTTTTTGATTTGGGCAAAGCCAATAACCATGTCGACGATTGGCAAATCAAACAGGAAGGCACCAATGCAGTAAGCGGTTTTCAGAGAACCGGAGGCGAAAAAATATATTTTTATGCCACATTAAGCAGTCCGATTGAAAAATTAGATACCAAAGATATCGCAAAAAGTGGCGGATATACTTTGGTAAATATTAAAGACGGAGATACAAAACCGGTAACGGTAAAAATAGCATTGTCTTTTGTGAGTGTAGAGAATGCAATCGAAAATCTGAAAGCAGAAGTAGGAGATAAAAACCTCAACAAAGTTTTTGAAGAAGGAAGCACAAAGTGGGAAAACCTGCTTTCTAAAATTCAGGTAAAAGGAGGAAACGAACAACAAAATGTTATGTTTTACAGTATGTTGTACAGATCTTTTTTATGGCCGGCTTTACGAAGTGACGTAAACGGACAATTTACAGATGAAGCGGGAAAAGTTCGAAAAGAAAACTATCACTATTACACACTTCCTTCATTATGGGATGATTACAGAAATAAATTGGTTTTGCTAAGCATTTTTTCACCCGATGAAACCAGCGATATCATTAGTTCGATGATCAACGAAGGAGAAATTAAAGGTTTTATGCCAACATTTTTTCATGGAGATCACGCAGCATCTTTTATTGCAGGTTCTTATATGAGAGGCATCAGAAAGTATGATGTTAAAAAAGCATACGAGTTATTATTAAATAATGCGTATAAAGAAGGCGGTACAAGACCTCATATTGCAGAATATATTGCAAAAGGATATGTTCCGGAACAGGATATAAAAAATCCTGTGGTAGAAACGAAAGGAAATGCAGGAGTTACTAAAACTTTAGAATATGCTTATGATGATCATGCATTGGCATTATTGGCCAAAGAACTAAAGGATACAGAACATTATAATGATCTGGTAAAACGTTCTAAAAATTATGCAAATGTATTTGATAAATCGACCAGTTTTATGAGAGGTAAATTGGCAGATGGTAAATGGGTAACGCCATTTAATCCTGAGTTTCCGTACTATGAATACATGTATCGTGAAGCAAATGCGTGGCAGTTATCGTTTTTTGCACCACAAGATATGCCGGGATTAGTACAACTTTACGGAGGCGCGAAACCTTTTGAAGCCAAACTGGATGAGTTTTTTACAAAACCATGGAATCCTAATTATATAGCCTGGAATATTTCTGGTTTTATAGGACAATATTGCCACGGAAATCAGCCGGATCATGAAGCGCCGTTTTCGTATTATTTTGTAAATAAACCTGAAAAATCACAAAAAAGAATAGACGAAATATTAGAAACAATGTACGGAATTGGGTCCGAAAAACTGGCCATGTCCGGTATGGATGATGCGGGCGAAATGTCGTCCTGGTACGTGTTTGGTGCACTGGGACTTTACCCGTTATCTCCTGCCGATCCCGAATATATTGTAACGGTTCCTATTTTTAAAGAAGTGGCATGGACTACTCCTGCAGGCAAAAAAGTAACGATCAAAAACCCAAATGGTAAAAGAAATCTGGAAACAATAAAAGTAAACGGCGCCAAGATCGACGGGTATTTTGTTTCGCACGATTTGTTTACGAATGGCGGTGAGATACAAGTAATAACCAAATAA